Proteins found in one Paenibacillus sp. FSL R10-2782 genomic segment:
- a CDS encoding helix-turn-helix transcriptional regulator, translating into MPKQQDKHSIQAWSLINRKYLGKGVRVKRFRKPTRCQVRNRVLLAVLMANDIKLSQLAEELSISSRSVSAWVYEGRIPGNTNLEKTCNTLGYPHHILFNEEVVRRSPLICQPSPSRFMKRTVTRSPVKNRILAGLCMVHDISVTDVSHWIGVHPGTFRKWLHQGTVPSQTFQDQAEQFFRIPKSILFADAMLKK; encoded by the coding sequence ATGCCTAAACAACAAGATAAACATTCCATTCAGGCGTGGTCTCTGATCAATCGCAAATATTTGGGAAAAGGTGTGCGCGTCAAACGTTTTCGCAAGCCGACACGCTGTCAAGTACGAAACCGTGTTCTGCTAGCCGTTTTGATGGCTAATGACATTAAACTGTCTCAGCTTGCCGAGGAGCTTTCCATTTCCTCACGTAGCGTCAGCGCGTGGGTATATGAGGGCCGTATTCCCGGCAACACTAATCTGGAAAAAACGTGTAACACACTTGGGTATCCACACCATATTCTGTTTAATGAAGAGGTTGTCCGGCGTTCACCGCTCATCTGTCAGCCATCACCGTCCCGTTTTATGAAACGGACTGTGACTCGTTCCCCGGTCAAAAACCGGATTTTGGCGGGTCTATGTATGGTCCATGATATTTCGGTGACCGATGTCAGTCATTGGATTGGCGTTCATCCCGGCACATTCCGAAAATGGTTGCACCAGGGTACCGTTCCTTCTCAAACCTTCCAGGATCAGGCGGAACAGTTTTTCCGTATTCCGAAATCCATTTTGTTTGCTGATGCCATGCTGAAAAAGTGA